The Pararge aegeria chromosome 8, ilParAegt1.1, whole genome shotgun sequence genome window below encodes:
- the LOC120625663 gene encoding transcription factor cwo isoform X3: protein MSHRIIEKRRRDRMNNCLADLSRLIPPDYLKKGRGRVEKTEIIEMAIRHLKFLQDRVNAAERQAGEEFRSGYQEAVAEAVRFLVEVQGFSPSDGLCVQLASHLQRHCEVVTKGDAMLREKTRSNPGTSSSETTSSSSSSQGFAVKVIQRPEVPPAFQPEPYEQELSTGPSYPTECERVQNPPEAESAEPLQLDGRFKREALRKVRKLDHSEHYLHSYKFKNSIERRFSRSLDTEVKDSTPPNGVNGASHGKLLKRRRAIKPAPPASTSASTSASTSTEDARDTSPQDTSSESPHHHQYDKPQLPTQYVPVFALNSLGKYYVPLSVEYSCIARQLGAMDADSRPVTALHPVTIHVNFPCLNYHVKREPGERQWRPM from the exons ATGTCTCATCGGATCATAGAGAAGCGACGTCGCGATCGCATGAACAACTGCCTGGCGGACCTGTCCCGCCTCATCCCGCCGGATTACCTCAAGAAGGGCCGCGGCCGCGTTGAGAAGACTGAGATCATAGAAATGGCGATCAGACACCTCAAGTTCTTACAGGACCGCGTCAATG CGGCCGAGCGACAGGCTGGCGAGGAATTCCGCTCCGGATACCAAGAAGCCGTAGCAGAGGCTGTTCGCTTCCTCGTCGAGGTTCAGGGCTTCTCACCGAGCGACGGACTATGCGTGCAGCTCGCTTCGCATCTGCAGCGACACTGCGAAGTCGTTACCAAAG GTGACGCGATGCTACGTGAGAAGACACGGTCAAATCCCGGGACGTCATCTTCAGAGACAACAAGTTCGTCGAGCAGTTCTCAAGGATTCGCAGTCAAGGTCATCCAGAGGCCTGAAGTACCGCCGGCGTTTCAACCGGAGCCTTATGAGCAGGAACTCTCAACTGGGCCCTCATATCCTACGGAATGTGAAAGGg tacaaAATCCACCAGAAGCGGAGAGTGCAGAGCCCTTGCAGCTGGACGGCCGCTTCaagcgcgaggcgctgcgcaaAGTACGCAAACTGGACCACTCTGAACACTACCTCCATTCCTACAAGTTCAAGAACTCTATAGAGAGGCGATTTAGCAGATCGCTGGATACCGAG GTGAAGGATTCTACACCGCCCAACGGAGTTAATGGAGCGAGTCACGGCAAGCTCTTGAAGAGGCGTCGAGCCATCAAGCCAGCTCCTCCCGCATCCACATCTGCATCCACTTCTGCATCCACCTCCACTGAAGATGCCAGGGATACCTCGCCACAG GATACATCAAGTGAATCGCCTCATCACCACCAGTACGACAAGCCTCAGCTACCGACGCAATATGTGCCAGTCTTCGCTCTCAATTCATTAG GAAAATACTACGTGCCACTAAGCGTAGAGTACAGTTGCATAGCACGGCAGCTGGGCGCTATGGACGCAGACTCACGCCCTGTCACAGCGTTGCATCCTGTCACCATACACGTCAACTTTCCCTGCCTCAACTACCATGTGAAACGGGAGCCCGGTGAACGGCAATGGCGACCTATGTAA
- the LOC120625663 gene encoding transcription factor cwo isoform X1 — METRNYWEDNSHPVKYNNYNSNDEFGRGGEQLNFAAPPSDDEADYPPGAYLKKGKVSRQDPMSHRIIEKRRRDRMNNCLADLSRLIPPDYLKKGRGRVEKTEIIEMAIRHLKFLQDRVNAAERQAGEEFRSGYQEAVAEAVRFLVEVQGFSPSDGLCVQLASHLQRHCEVVTKGDAMLREKTRSNPGTSSSETTSSSSSSQGFAVKVIQRPEVPPAFQPEPYEQELSTGPSYPTECERVQNPPEAESAEPLQLDGRFKREALRKVRKLDHSEHYLHSYKFKNSIERRFSRSLDTEVKDSTPPNGVNGASHGKLLKRRRAIKPAPPASTSASTSASTSTEDARDTSPQDTSSESPHHHQYDKPQLPTQYVPVFALNSLGKYYVPLSVEYSCIARQLGAMDADSRPVTALHPVTIHVNFPCLNYHVKREPGERQWRPM; from the exons CTACAACTCTAACGACGAGTTTGGGAGGGGAGGCGAGCAGTTGAACTTCGCCGCGCCGCCGTCCGATGACGAGGCGGACTACCCACCCGGCGCCTATCTCAAGAAGGGGAAGGTCTCGAGG CAAGATCCTATGTCTCATCGGATCATAGAGAAGCGACGTCGCGATCGCATGAACAACTGCCTGGCGGACCTGTCCCGCCTCATCCCGCCGGATTACCTCAAGAAGGGCCGCGGCCGCGTTGAGAAGACTGAGATCATAGAAATGGCGATCAGACACCTCAAGTTCTTACAGGACCGCGTCAATG CGGCCGAGCGACAGGCTGGCGAGGAATTCCGCTCCGGATACCAAGAAGCCGTAGCAGAGGCTGTTCGCTTCCTCGTCGAGGTTCAGGGCTTCTCACCGAGCGACGGACTATGCGTGCAGCTCGCTTCGCATCTGCAGCGACACTGCGAAGTCGTTACCAAAG GTGACGCGATGCTACGTGAGAAGACACGGTCAAATCCCGGGACGTCATCTTCAGAGACAACAAGTTCGTCGAGCAGTTCTCAAGGATTCGCAGTCAAGGTCATCCAGAGGCCTGAAGTACCGCCGGCGTTTCAACCGGAGCCTTATGAGCAGGAACTCTCAACTGGGCCCTCATATCCTACGGAATGTGAAAGGg tacaaAATCCACCAGAAGCGGAGAGTGCAGAGCCCTTGCAGCTGGACGGCCGCTTCaagcgcgaggcgctgcgcaaAGTACGCAAACTGGACCACTCTGAACACTACCTCCATTCCTACAAGTTCAAGAACTCTATAGAGAGGCGATTTAGCAGATCGCTGGATACCGAG GTGAAGGATTCTACACCGCCCAACGGAGTTAATGGAGCGAGTCACGGCAAGCTCTTGAAGAGGCGTCGAGCCATCAAGCCAGCTCCTCCCGCATCCACATCTGCATCCACTTCTGCATCCACCTCCACTGAAGATGCCAGGGATACCTCGCCACAG GATACATCAAGTGAATCGCCTCATCACCACCAGTACGACAAGCCTCAGCTACCGACGCAATATGTGCCAGTCTTCGCTCTCAATTCATTAG GAAAATACTACGTGCCACTAAGCGTAGAGTACAGTTGCATAGCACGGCAGCTGGGCGCTATGGACGCAGACTCACGCCCTGTCACAGCGTTGCATCCTGTCACCATACACGTCAACTTTCCCTGCCTCAACTACCATGTGAAACGGGAGCCCGGTGAACGGCAATGGCGACCTATGTAA
- the LOC120625663 gene encoding transcription factor cwo isoform X2: METRNYWEDNSHPVKYNNYNSNDEFGRGGEQLNFAAPPSDDEADYPPGAYLKKGKQDPMSHRIIEKRRRDRMNNCLADLSRLIPPDYLKKGRGRVEKTEIIEMAIRHLKFLQDRVNAAERQAGEEFRSGYQEAVAEAVRFLVEVQGFSPSDGLCVQLASHLQRHCEVVTKGDAMLREKTRSNPGTSSSETTSSSSSSQGFAVKVIQRPEVPPAFQPEPYEQELSTGPSYPTECERVQNPPEAESAEPLQLDGRFKREALRKVRKLDHSEHYLHSYKFKNSIERRFSRSLDTEVKDSTPPNGVNGASHGKLLKRRRAIKPAPPASTSASTSASTSTEDARDTSPQDTSSESPHHHQYDKPQLPTQYVPVFALNSLGKYYVPLSVEYSCIARQLGAMDADSRPVTALHPVTIHVNFPCLNYHVKREPGERQWRPM, translated from the exons CTACAACTCTAACGACGAGTTTGGGAGGGGAGGCGAGCAGTTGAACTTCGCCGCGCCGCCGTCCGATGACGAGGCGGACTACCCACCCGGCGCCTATCTCAAGAAGGGGAAG CAAGATCCTATGTCTCATCGGATCATAGAGAAGCGACGTCGCGATCGCATGAACAACTGCCTGGCGGACCTGTCCCGCCTCATCCCGCCGGATTACCTCAAGAAGGGCCGCGGCCGCGTTGAGAAGACTGAGATCATAGAAATGGCGATCAGACACCTCAAGTTCTTACAGGACCGCGTCAATG CGGCCGAGCGACAGGCTGGCGAGGAATTCCGCTCCGGATACCAAGAAGCCGTAGCAGAGGCTGTTCGCTTCCTCGTCGAGGTTCAGGGCTTCTCACCGAGCGACGGACTATGCGTGCAGCTCGCTTCGCATCTGCAGCGACACTGCGAAGTCGTTACCAAAG GTGACGCGATGCTACGTGAGAAGACACGGTCAAATCCCGGGACGTCATCTTCAGAGACAACAAGTTCGTCGAGCAGTTCTCAAGGATTCGCAGTCAAGGTCATCCAGAGGCCTGAAGTACCGCCGGCGTTTCAACCGGAGCCTTATGAGCAGGAACTCTCAACTGGGCCCTCATATCCTACGGAATGTGAAAGGg tacaaAATCCACCAGAAGCGGAGAGTGCAGAGCCCTTGCAGCTGGACGGCCGCTTCaagcgcgaggcgctgcgcaaAGTACGCAAACTGGACCACTCTGAACACTACCTCCATTCCTACAAGTTCAAGAACTCTATAGAGAGGCGATTTAGCAGATCGCTGGATACCGAG GTGAAGGATTCTACACCGCCCAACGGAGTTAATGGAGCGAGTCACGGCAAGCTCTTGAAGAGGCGTCGAGCCATCAAGCCAGCTCCTCCCGCATCCACATCTGCATCCACTTCTGCATCCACCTCCACTGAAGATGCCAGGGATACCTCGCCACAG GATACATCAAGTGAATCGCCTCATCACCACCAGTACGACAAGCCTCAGCTACCGACGCAATATGTGCCAGTCTTCGCTCTCAATTCATTAG GAAAATACTACGTGCCACTAAGCGTAGAGTACAGTTGCATAGCACGGCAGCTGGGCGCTATGGACGCAGACTCACGCCCTGTCACAGCGTTGCATCCTGTCACCATACACGTCAACTTTCCCTGCCTCAACTACCATGTGAAACGGGAGCCCGGTGAACGGCAATGGCGACCTATGTAA